One Paraburkholderia dioscoreae DNA segment encodes these proteins:
- a CDS encoding methyl-accepting chemotaxis protein: MTRFSFRRTTHSQTVVGDIAAQAGKLGIEICDVSGHVEEVAARVQRQAHVCRALRESAAQTLAGNHRIAAAAREMSHVSAEAATGVQQSQQTLEASLTDIHGLVEGVTVIESQIGALRSALAHVSRVSEEISLIARQTHLLALNAAIEAARAGDSGKSFAVVAAEVKNLSAKTAQATGQIETTLSQLTQQTEQLISEGSANTARAHRVREGTRKIGDVVQATGDAIAHLNNEAGQIAMLTGEIEIQCDGLEAQVLEMASGVENSSENFAHAKDRLGNLLGVSETLIELTAATGVETADTRFIEAVQKAAAAVSKAFETAVARGEVSIEDLFDQHYVPVTGSNPPQFLTRFTALTDRVLPAIQEPLLDLDPRVAFCAAVDLRGYLPTHNRKFSLPQRDDVVWNMANSRNRRMFDDRTGIAAASHTKPFLLQTYRRDMGGGEFVLMKDASAPIFVGGRHWGGVRIGYKV, from the coding sequence ATGACGCGTTTCAGCTTTCGCCGGACGACCCATTCACAAACGGTAGTCGGCGATATTGCCGCGCAAGCCGGCAAACTGGGTATCGAGATCTGCGACGTATCGGGCCACGTCGAGGAAGTGGCTGCGCGCGTGCAGCGCCAGGCGCACGTATGCCGGGCGCTGCGCGAATCGGCGGCGCAGACGCTCGCGGGCAATCATCGCATTGCCGCTGCCGCTCGCGAAATGAGCCACGTATCTGCCGAAGCCGCAACCGGCGTGCAGCAATCGCAGCAGACGCTCGAAGCGTCGCTGACCGATATCCACGGACTCGTGGAAGGCGTGACCGTTATCGAAAGCCAGATCGGCGCGCTGCGCAGCGCGCTCGCGCATGTGAGCCGCGTCTCCGAGGAGATCTCGCTGATCGCCCGGCAGACGCATCTGCTCGCGCTGAACGCCGCGATCGAAGCCGCGCGCGCCGGCGACTCCGGCAAGAGCTTCGCGGTAGTCGCGGCCGAGGTGAAGAATCTCTCGGCGAAGACCGCGCAGGCCACCGGACAGATCGAGACAACGCTCTCGCAACTCACTCAGCAAACCGAACAGTTGATCAGCGAGGGTTCCGCCAACACCGCGCGAGCACACCGGGTGCGGGAAGGCACGCGCAAAATCGGCGACGTCGTACAGGCAACCGGCGACGCGATCGCGCATCTGAACAATGAAGCGGGACAGATCGCCATGTTGACCGGCGAGATCGAAATACAGTGTGACGGACTCGAGGCACAGGTGCTGGAAATGGCGAGCGGTGTCGAGAATTCGAGCGAAAACTTCGCGCACGCGAAGGACCGTCTGGGGAATCTGCTCGGTGTATCGGAAACGTTGATCGAACTGACCGCCGCGACGGGTGTGGAAACGGCGGATACGCGTTTCATCGAGGCTGTGCAGAAGGCCGCGGCCGCGGTGAGCAAGGCATTCGAAACGGCCGTGGCGCGCGGTGAGGTGTCGATCGAGGATCTGTTCGATCAGCATTACGTGCCGGTGACCGGGAGCAATCCGCCGCAGTTCCTGACGCGGTTTACCGCGTTGACCGACCGGGTATTGCCGGCTATTCAGGAGCCTTTGCTCGATCTCGATCCACGTGTGGCGTTTTGCGCGGCGGTCGATTTGCGGGGCTATCTGCCGACGCACAATCGCAAGTTTTCTTTGCCGCAACGTGATGACGTGGTCTGGAATATGGCGAATAGCCGTAACCGCCGGATGTTCGATGATCGGACCGGGATTGCGGCCGCCTCACATACGAAACCGTTCCTGTTGCAGACGTACCGGCGCGATATGGGGGGCGGGGAATTTGTGCTGATGAAAGATGCGTCCGCACCCATTTTTGTCGGCGGCCGGCATTGGGGCGGCGTTCGGATTGGGTATAAGGTTTGA
- a CDS encoding ABC transporter permease subunit, with the protein MKPNRILQFIALGIGFVFLYVPIVSLIVYSFNESQLVTVWTRFSTRWYAALLQDDELIAAAWLSLRVALLTAFASVIIGTWAGFVLARMGRFRGFTLYTGMINAPLVIPEVIQGISLLLLFIEMAKWLGWPAGRGIFTIWIGHVMLCISYVAIIVQSRVKELHPSLEEAALDLGATPLRVFFFITLPLISQALVSGWLLSFTLSIDDLVLSAFLSGPGSTTLPLVVFSRVRLGLNPEMNALATLFIAVVTVGVVVANYFMQRAERKRAVMAV; encoded by the coding sequence ATGAAGCCGAACCGGATTTTGCAGTTCATTGCCCTGGGAATCGGGTTTGTGTTTCTGTACGTGCCGATCGTGAGTCTGATTGTGTATTCGTTCAACGAATCGCAACTGGTCACGGTGTGGACGCGTTTTTCGACACGTTGGTATGCGGCTCTGTTGCAGGATGACGAGTTGATCGCGGCGGCGTGGTTGTCGTTGCGGGTGGCGTTGTTGACGGCGTTTGCGTCGGTGATCATCGGTACGTGGGCCGGGTTCGTGCTCGCGCGCATGGGACGGTTTCGCGGCTTCACGCTGTATACGGGGATGATCAACGCACCGTTGGTGATTCCCGAGGTGATTCAGGGTATTTCGCTGCTGCTTCTATTCATCGAAATGGCCAAGTGGTTGGGATGGCCGGCCGGACGTGGCATTTTCACGATCTGGATCGGGCATGTGATGCTGTGCATCTCTTATGTGGCGATCATTGTGCAGTCGAGGGTGAAGGAACTGCATCCTTCGCTCGAAGAGGCCGCGCTGGATCTTGGGGCTACGCCGTTGCGGGTGTTTTTCTTCATCACGTTGCCGCTGATTTCGCAGGCGCTTGTTTCGGGCTGGTTGTTGTCGTTTACCTTGTCGATCGACGATCTGGTGCTGTCGGCGTTTTTGTCCGGGCCCGGTTCGACGACGCTGCCTCTGGTCGTTTTCTCGCGCGTTCGTTTGGGGCTGAATCCGGAGATGAACGCTTTGGCCACGCTGTTTATTGCCGTGGTGACGGTTGGGGTCGTGGTCGCCAACTACTTCATGCAGCGGGCGGAGAGAAAGCGGGCTGTGATGGCGGTTTAG
- a CDS encoding ABC transporter permease subunit has product MKRSLNSFATWPVRRFNLTGRTAVVAGPFIWLLLFFLVPFLLVVKISFADLQLGIPPYTELTNFADGAIHITLDLSHYAFLLTDSLYFATYVNSVVVAAISTLLCLLIGYPMAYYIARSNPASRNLLMMAVMLPFWTSFLIRVYAWIGILKNNGLLNNFLMSIGLIHTPIELYHTNTAVYIGMVYSYLPFLVMPLYAHLVKMDMTLLEAAYDLGARPWKAFWQITLPLSKNGIIAGCLLVFIPAVGEYVIPELLGGANTLMIGRVMWNEFFDNADWPMASAVTCAMVLLLLVPMALFQYSQAKAMEEKR; this is encoded by the coding sequence ATGAAGCGCTCGCTCAATTCTTTCGCCACCTGGCCGGTGCGGCGCTTCAACCTGACCGGCCGCACCGCGGTGGTGGCCGGCCCGTTCATCTGGCTGCTGCTGTTTTTCCTCGTGCCGTTCCTGCTGGTCGTCAAGATCAGCTTCGCCGATTTGCAGCTCGGCATTCCGCCGTACACCGAGTTGACCAACTTCGCGGACGGCGCGATTCACATCACGCTCGACCTGTCGCATTACGCGTTTCTGCTGACCGACAGCCTCTATTTCGCGACCTACGTGAATTCCGTGGTGGTGGCCGCGATCTCGACGCTGTTGTGCCTGCTGATCGGCTACCCGATGGCGTATTACATTGCGCGTTCGAATCCGGCCAGCCGCAACCTGCTGATGATGGCCGTGATGCTGCCGTTCTGGACGTCGTTTCTGATTCGCGTGTACGCGTGGATCGGAATCCTGAAGAACAACGGCTTGCTGAACAATTTCCTGATGTCGATCGGGCTGATTCACACACCGATCGAGCTGTATCACACGAATACCGCCGTTTACATCGGCATGGTCTATTCATATCTGCCGTTTCTCGTCATGCCGCTGTACGCGCATCTGGTGAAAATGGACATGACGCTGCTGGAGGCTGCCTACGACCTCGGTGCGCGACCCTGGAAAGCGTTCTGGCAGATCACGTTGCCGCTCTCGAAGAACGGCATCATCGCCGGGTGTTTGCTGGTGTTCATTCCGGCGGTGGGCGAGTACGTGATTCCCGAATTGCTGGGCGGAGCGAACACGCTGATGATCGGCCGGGTGATGTGGAATGAGTTTTTCGACAATGCCGATTGGCCGATGGCGTCCGCCGTGACGTGCGCGATGGTGTTGTTGTTATTGGTGCCGATGGCGCTTTTCCAGTACTCGCAGGCAAAGGCGATGGAGGAAAAGCGCTGA